From one Rosa rugosa chromosome 4, drRosRugo1.1, whole genome shotgun sequence genomic stretch:
- the LOC133707031 gene encoding phosphatidylglycerophosphate phosphatase PTPMT2, with product MYIEELKGGEGGEEVDLGHGRGIVGSDAKRVLIGAGARALFYPTLLYNVIRNKLEAEFRWWDKVDEFVLLGAVPFPTDVPRLKEVGVRGVITLNEPYETLVPTSLYQSNGISHLVIPTRDYCFAPSLNDICRAVNFINENASSGTTTYVHCKAGRGRSTTIVICYLVHHKQMTPDSAYEYLKSIRPRVLLASAQWQAVQEYYYFMVKKAVVYSHLTNLILNPPCSAPSHDLLAFDEGSVVVVTESDLEGYDANLQSGTVRNEIWADLSVVYRVRVAGQAALTRISCLWLRCHAHQESSAKKLGRESSCSITADHLGGISVDIQVY from the exons ATGTATATTGAGGAGTTGAAAGGTGGGGAAGGTGGAGAAGAAGTGGATTTAGGGCATGGAAGGGGCATCGTGGGGTCGGATGCGAAACGGGTCTTGATCGGCGCAGGGGCTCGTGCGCTGTTTTACCCGACTCTGCTTTACAATGTCATCAGGAATAAGCTTGAGGCTGAGTTTCGCTGGTGGGATAAGGTCGATGAG TTTGTATTGTTAGGTGCAGTTCCATTCCCAACTGATGTGCCTCGCTTGAAGGAGGTCGGAGTTCGTGGAGTCATCACACTTAATGAGCCATATGAGACTTTGGTTCCAACATCTCTTTATCAG TCCAATGGCATTAGCCATCTGGTGATACCTACCAGAGACTACTGCTTTGCACCATCGCTGAATGATATATGTCGTGCTGTAAACTTCATTAATG AAAATGCATCAAGTGGGACGACAACATATGTTCACTGTAAAGCTGGACGGGGCCGTAGTACGACCATTGTTATCTGCTACTTG GTCCATCACAAGCAGATGACACCTGATTCTGCCTATGAATATCTGAAGTCAATTCGGCCACGTGTGCTTTTGGCCTCTGCTCAGTGGCAG GCTGTTCAGGAGTACTACTATTTCATGGTGAAGAAAGCTGTGGTTTACAGCCACTTGACTAATCTAATATTGAATCCCCCATGTTCAGCTCCCTCACATGATCTCCTTGCATTTGACGAGGGCTCTGTAGTAGTGGTCACTGAATCAGATCTTGAAGGATATGATGCAAATCTCCAGTCTGGTACTGTGAGAAATGAGATTTGGGCTGACTTAAGTGTGGTCTATCGGGTTCGAGTAGCTGGTCAGGCAGCTCTCACAAGGATTTCATGCCTGTGGCTCCGTTGCCATGCCCACCAGGAGAGTTCAGCTAAGAAGTTGGGCAGGGAAAGCAGCTGCTCGATTACAGCTGATCATCTGGGAGGCATTAGCGTGGACATACAAGTTTACTGA